From Hymenobacter sedentarius, a single genomic window includes:
- a CDS encoding tetratricopeptide repeat protein: MKLFPRLALAAALSAAAPMAAQAQQTQVFAADERYFQEGLELFDRGQYGAAQEAFRQYLAVEPVHTSQAGPTAHDRIADAEYYYAVSGLYLLHPDAEGLILAFAEQHPAHPRSASAFFELGKFYFDQKDYASAIRYFEKVAPDNLGNDQRGESDFKLAYSYFEQKEYDKARLLFDRSKQAQTEYKYASSYYAGYLAYRAGEYAAARADLSVAEQNDAYKPVVPAIISQIYYKEGNYDELIRYASNSLKNTPPPQNSDEIQLLLGDAYYQKGQYKEAAENFDKYAAIHKGKIEPALQYKIGFANYKMGDFKGAIASLKNVAVRRDSLGQNAAYHLGLSYLQTNQKPQAVTAFEAARQATFDKGIAENATLKLAQVQYELGNLPEVTAVLRDFRKHFPRSQNQNTVDDLLSTSFLSSTDYAQALAYLEGLDERSDKLNATYQRVAYSQAATLYNNGNYGAALPLLDKSLKYPADDALRAAAQVLRGEIYSVGQQYPDAINAYVAAARSARQGGVSAEEVEFEQKARYGLGYAYYNTKQYERARPQFQAYLNDKSAKPSDANYNDATLRLADTYYVAKSYPQALELYDKVISANAADKDYAYFQKGRTLGLMGRRDEANNTLASLLKTNPNSRYAEEAVFQQAQLSFEAGEYQPAVTGFSRLIDNRPNSPLVPQALQKRGVAYANLQQQDKAVADFQRVLSDFPRSEAASQAIYSLQESLTALGRTEEFDAALASFKVQNPDSKATESVEFEAAKSLYLAEKYQPAILRLESYLKQYPQTTLGPDARFFLADSYLKTGDKQQGLTRLRDVVTEGKSEFVNRAVGRLADLEFENKNYAEAAKYYERLRGASNNRREVANATLGQMRSLYESGDYPGTRRVAEELRTQAGATANATNAALLYLGKASYRAGNLDQAATELAAAATAAPNDVNGAEAQYYLAETLFKQKKNEEAIAAALKVNSNYSSYTLWQGRAFLLVSDVYAAEGDNFQARGTLNSIIDNNFPVAEIVEAAKQRLKTLGADQPDETPAPAAPKTTPAKAPANTPAKAPASTKPAATPAPAKGKATTVPRANLHGTTAAPADTATQR, encoded by the coding sequence ATGAAGCTTTTTCCCCGGTTGGCATTGGCCGCCGCCCTGAGCGCTGCGGCACCCATGGCAGCCCAAGCCCAGCAAACCCAAGTTTTTGCCGCCGATGAGCGGTACTTTCAAGAGGGATTGGAACTGTTTGACCGCGGCCAGTACGGGGCCGCCCAGGAGGCGTTCCGCCAGTACTTGGCCGTTGAGCCCGTTCACACCAGCCAGGCCGGGCCCACCGCCCACGACCGCATTGCTGACGCCGAATACTACTACGCGGTGAGTGGCCTGTACCTGCTGCACCCCGATGCCGAGGGCCTCATCCTCGCTTTTGCCGAGCAGCACCCGGCCCACCCGCGCTCCGCGTCGGCATTTTTCGAGCTGGGCAAGTTTTACTTCGACCAGAAAGACTACGCTTCGGCCATTCGCTACTTCGAGAAAGTGGCGCCCGATAACCTCGGAAACGACCAGCGCGGCGAATCGGACTTCAAGCTGGCGTACAGCTATTTTGAGCAGAAGGAATACGACAAAGCCCGCCTGCTGTTCGACCGCAGCAAGCAGGCCCAAACCGAGTACAAGTACGCCAGCTCGTACTACGCGGGCTACCTGGCCTACCGCGCCGGCGAATACGCCGCCGCCCGCGCCGACCTGAGCGTGGCCGAGCAAAACGACGCCTACAAACCGGTGGTGCCGGCCATTATTTCACAGATTTACTATAAGGAAGGCAACTACGACGAGTTGATACGCTACGCGTCCAATTCCTTAAAAAACACCCCGCCGCCCCAGAATTCCGACGAAATTCAGCTGCTGCTCGGCGATGCGTACTATCAGAAGGGCCAATACAAGGAAGCAGCGGAGAACTTCGATAAGTACGCGGCCATCCACAAGGGCAAAATTGAGCCGGCGCTACAATACAAAATTGGCTTTGCCAATTACAAGATGGGCGACTTCAAGGGCGCCATCGCCAGCCTGAAAAACGTAGCCGTGCGCCGTGATTCCCTGGGCCAGAATGCCGCCTACCACTTGGGGTTGAGCTACCTGCAAACCAACCAGAAGCCCCAGGCCGTGACGGCATTTGAAGCGGCCCGGCAAGCCACTTTTGATAAGGGCATCGCCGAAAATGCTACGCTGAAGTTAGCCCAAGTGCAGTACGAGCTGGGCAATCTGCCCGAAGTGACGGCGGTGCTCCGGGACTTTAGAAAGCACTTTCCCCGCTCGCAAAACCAGAATACCGTCGATGATTTGCTCAGCACCAGCTTCTTGTCGTCCACGGACTATGCGCAGGCGCTGGCTTACCTAGAAGGGCTCGACGAGCGCAGCGATAAGCTGAACGCCACGTATCAGCGGGTGGCCTATTCGCAGGCGGCCACGCTCTATAACAACGGCAATTACGGCGCCGCGCTGCCCTTGCTGGACAAGTCCCTGAAATACCCGGCCGACGACGCGCTACGTGCCGCGGCTCAGGTGTTACGGGGCGAGATATACAGCGTGGGCCAGCAATACCCCGATGCCATCAACGCCTATGTCGCGGCGGCCAGGTCGGCCCGGCAAGGCGGCGTTAGCGCCGAGGAGGTGGAGTTTGAGCAGAAGGCCCGCTACGGGTTGGGCTATGCCTACTATAATACCAAGCAGTACGAGCGCGCCCGACCGCAATTCCAGGCGTATCTGAACGATAAATCGGCCAAGCCATCGGACGCGAACTACAACGACGCCACCTTGCGGCTGGCCGACACCTATTATGTAGCCAAGAGCTATCCCCAGGCGCTGGAGCTATACGACAAGGTGATTAGCGCCAACGCCGCCGATAAAGACTACGCCTACTTCCAAAAAGGCCGTACGCTGGGCCTGATGGGCCGTCGCGACGAAGCGAACAACACACTGGCCTCGTTGCTCAAAACCAACCCCAACTCGCGGTATGCAGAGGAGGCAGTGTTTCAGCAGGCGCAGCTCTCGTTTGAAGCTGGCGAATACCAGCCGGCCGTCACGGGATTTTCGCGGCTGATTGACAACCGGCCCAACAGCCCGCTGGTGCCGCAAGCCCTGCAGAAGCGCGGCGTGGCCTACGCCAACCTCCAGCAGCAGGACAAGGCCGTGGCCGATTTCCAGCGGGTCCTCTCGGATTTCCCCCGCAGTGAAGCCGCTTCGCAGGCCATCTACAGCTTGCAGGAAAGCCTCACGGCGCTGGGCCGCACCGAAGAATTTGATGCGGCGCTGGCCTCATTTAAGGTGCAAAACCCCGACAGCAAGGCCACCGAAAGCGTCGAGTTTGAAGCGGCCAAGTCGTTGTATCTGGCTGAGAAATACCAGCCTGCTATCCTTCGCCTCGAGTCGTACTTGAAGCAATATCCACAAACCACGCTGGGACCGGATGCCCGTTTCTTCTTGGCCGATTCTTACCTGAAAACCGGCGACAAACAGCAAGGCCTCACCCGCCTGCGCGACGTGGTGACCGAAGGCAAGAGCGAGTTTGTGAACCGCGCCGTGGGCCGCCTGGCTGACCTGGAGTTTGAAAACAAGAACTACGCCGAGGCCGCCAAATACTACGAGCGCCTGCGCGGCGCCAGCAACAACCGCCGCGAAGTGGCCAATGCCACGCTGGGCCAGATGCGCAGCCTGTACGAGAGCGGCGACTACCCCGGCACCCGACGCGTAGCCGAAGAGCTCCGCACCCAGGCCGGTGCCACGGCCAACGCCACCAACGCGGCCCTGCTCTATTTGGGCAAAGCCAGCTACCGCGCCGGCAACCTCGACCAGGCCGCTACGGAACTGGCCGCCGCCGCAACCGCGGCACCCAACGATGTGAACGGCGCCGAAGCCCAGTACTACCTGGCCGAAACCCTGTTTAAGCAAAAGAAGAACGAGGAAGCCATTGCGGCCGCCCTCAAGGTCAATTCGAACTACAGCAGCTACACGCTGTGGCAAGGGCGTGCCTTCCTGCTGGTGTCGGATGTGTACGCGGCCGAGGGCGACAACTTCCAGGCCCGGGGCACGCTCAACTCCATCATCGACAACAACTTCCCGGTGGCAGAAATTGTGGAAGCCGCCAAGCAGCGCCTGAAAACGCTGGGAGCCGACCAGCCCGACGAGACTCCGGCGCCTGCGGCGCCTAAAACCACGCCTGCCAAAGCCCCAGCCAACACCCCGGCAAAAGCCCCGGCCAGCACTAAGCCGGCCGCTACGCCCGCCCCAGCCAAGGGCAAGGCGACCACCGTGCCCCGCGCCAACCTGCACGGCACCACCGCTGCCCCGGCCGATACGGCGACCCAACGCTAA
- the holA gene encoding DNA polymerase III subunit delta, producing MILEADALLKQLQQRQFQPVYFLQGEEPYYIDAVAELIEKSVLAEHERSFNQVVLYGKDVDVAGILGQAKRFPMMAERSVVIVKEAQTVADLELERSWPFLEAYLKNPLSSSVLVFCYKHKTLDSRKKLGKMLSGKESPVVLMTSKKLYDNQVPQWLTANVRARGQQITGQATAMLAEYIGADLGRLANEVDKLVLNLKPGQPIDEELVQRLVGISKDYNIFELQKALVQRDVLKANRILGYFAANPKANPLIPNLTLLFGFFTKLLVLHQAGPNPADGEFKKLGIMNSFAQKEYQQAMRVYPVERVVGIIHLIRRADAQSKGIESGSMDDAEILRELVWLILHAVPAGVLE from the coding sequence TTGATACTAGAAGCCGACGCCCTTCTCAAACAGCTGCAGCAACGGCAGTTTCAGCCCGTGTATTTCCTGCAGGGGGAGGAGCCGTACTATATAGACGCGGTGGCCGAGCTGATTGAAAAATCAGTCCTGGCCGAGCACGAGCGCAGCTTCAATCAGGTGGTGCTATATGGCAAGGACGTGGACGTAGCCGGCATTCTGGGCCAAGCCAAGCGGTTTCCGATGATGGCAGAGCGGTCGGTCGTTATCGTGAAAGAAGCCCAAACGGTGGCCGACTTGGAGCTGGAGCGGAGCTGGCCTTTTTTGGAGGCCTACCTCAAGAACCCGCTTTCCAGTTCGGTACTCGTCTTTTGCTACAAGCACAAGACCCTGGATAGCCGCAAGAAGTTGGGCAAGATGCTGAGCGGCAAGGAGTCGCCGGTGGTGCTGATGACCAGCAAGAAGCTCTACGACAACCAGGTGCCGCAGTGGCTCACGGCCAACGTACGCGCCCGCGGCCAGCAGATAACGGGGCAGGCCACCGCTATGTTGGCCGAATACATCGGCGCCGACCTGGGCCGGCTGGCCAACGAAGTAGACAAGCTGGTGCTCAACCTGAAGCCCGGCCAGCCCATCGACGAGGAACTGGTGCAGCGGCTGGTGGGCATCAGCAAGGACTACAACATCTTTGAGCTGCAGAAAGCCCTCGTGCAGCGCGATGTGCTCAAGGCCAACCGCATTCTGGGCTACTTCGCGGCCAACCCCAAGGCTAACCCGCTCATCCCGAACCTGACCTTGCTGTTTGGCTTTTTTACCAAGCTGCTGGTGCTGCACCAGGCCGGGCCCAACCCCGCGGATGGCGAGTTTAAGAAGCTGGGCATTATGAACAGCTTTGCCCAAAAAGAATACCAGCAGGCCATGCGCGTGTACCCTGTGGAGCGGGTGGTGGGCATCATCCACCTCATCCGGCGGGCCGATGCGCAGAGCAAGGGCATCGAAAGTGGATCGATGGACGACGCGGAGATTCTGCGGGAACTGGTGTGGCTGATTCTGCACGCCGTGCCGGCCGGGGTGTTGGAATAG
- the tyrS gene encoding tyrosine--tRNA ligase, with amino-acid sequence MDLIPELTWRGMYHDAMPGTAEHLATNAPITGYIGFDPTAASLHIGNLATIMLLVHLQRAGHRPVALVGGATGMIGDPSGKSAERNLLDEATLRRNQEGIRAQLEKFLDFSEGPTGALVVNNYDWFKDFGFLQFLREVGKHLTVNYMMAKDSVKRRIGTADADASDAPEQRAEGISYTEFSYQLLQGYDFVHLNKTLGCTLQMGASDQWGNITTGTELIRRLSSAEGREAKAYALTGQLITKADGTKYGKSETGTVWLDPTLTSPYQFYQFFYNAADVDAPRLIRVFTLLSEPEILALEAEHAQAPHLRVLQKALARDVTTRVHSAEATEAAIAASEVLFGKGDLAALQALDEATLLDVFAGVPHVHVLRSDLANLNAVSLLSDATLHKIFPSKGEAKKMIQAGGVSINREKVASPETLAAAMPLLAGKYLVVQKGKKNYFLVELM; translated from the coding sequence TTGGATTTAATACCCGAACTCACCTGGCGCGGCATGTACCACGACGCCATGCCCGGCACCGCCGAACACCTGGCTACCAACGCCCCCATCACCGGCTACATCGGGTTTGACCCCACCGCGGCCTCCCTACATATCGGCAACCTTGCCACTATCATGCTGCTGGTACACCTGCAGCGGGCCGGCCACCGCCCCGTGGCCCTGGTGGGCGGCGCCACCGGCATGATAGGCGACCCCAGCGGCAAGTCGGCCGAGCGCAACCTGCTCGACGAAGCCACCCTGCGCCGCAACCAAGAAGGCATTCGGGCCCAGCTGGAGAAGTTTCTGGATTTTTCCGAAGGCCCCACCGGTGCTTTGGTCGTGAACAACTACGACTGGTTCAAGGACTTCGGCTTCCTGCAGTTTCTGCGCGAAGTTGGCAAGCACCTCACCGTAAACTACATGATGGCCAAGGACTCGGTGAAGCGCCGCATTGGCACTGCCGATGCCGACGCCTCCGATGCGCCCGAGCAACGCGCGGAAGGCATCAGCTACACCGAATTTAGCTATCAGCTGCTGCAAGGCTACGACTTCGTACACCTCAACAAGACGTTGGGCTGCACCCTGCAAATGGGCGCCAGCGACCAGTGGGGCAACATCACCACCGGCACCGAGCTCATTCGCCGCCTGAGCAGTGCCGAAGGCCGCGAAGCCAAAGCCTACGCCCTTACCGGCCAGCTTATCACCAAAGCTGACGGCACCAAATACGGCAAGAGCGAAACCGGCACCGTGTGGCTCGACCCCACGCTCACGTCGCCCTACCAGTTCTACCAGTTCTTCTACAACGCCGCCGACGTCGACGCGCCCCGCCTCATCCGGGTGTTTACGCTGCTCAGCGAGCCCGAAATCCTGGCCCTGGAAGCCGAGCACGCCCAGGCGCCCCACCTGCGCGTGCTGCAAAAGGCCCTGGCCCGCGACGTCACCACGCGCGTGCACTCCGCCGAAGCCACCGAAGCCGCCATTGCCGCCTCGGAGGTGTTATTCGGCAAAGGCGACCTGGCGGCCCTGCAAGCCCTCGACGAAGCCACGCTGCTCGACGTATTTGCGGGCGTGCCGCACGTGCACGTGCTCCGCAGCGACCTTGCCAACCTCAATGCCGTAAGCCTGCTCAGCGATGCCACGCTGCATAAAATCTTCCCTTCCAAAGGCGAGGCCAAGAAAATGATTCAGGCCGGTGGCGTGAGCATCAACCGCGAGAAGGTAGCCTCTCCCGAAACTCTGGCAGCCGCCATGCCCTTGCTCGCGGGCAAGTACCTGGTGGTACAGAAAGGCAAGAAGAACTACTTCCTGGTTGAGCTGATGTAG
- a CDS encoding aminotransferase class I/II-fold pyridoxal phosphate-dependent enzyme encodes MDIFDRISANRGPLGSQSHYAHGYFAFPKLEGQIQPRMQFRGKEVLTWSLNNYLGLANHPEVRQADIDGATEFGMAYPMGARIMSGNSTLHEQLENELADFVNKPGALLLNFGYQGVVSIIDALVNRHDVIVYDAESHACIIDGVRLHQGKRFVFPHNNMASLEKQLERAKRLTDETGGGILVITEGMFGMSGNLGKLPEIVALKKKFDFRIFVDDAHGFGTLGATGAGTAEHLGCVEGVDLIFYTFAKSMASIGAFVAGQESVIEYLRYNMRSQIFAKSLPMPLVIGALKRLELIRNHPEYREKLWTIVRALQGGLREKGFNIGTTESPVTPVFLNGELSDATALTFDLRENHGIFCSIVVYPVVPKGVIMLRLIPTAMHTLADVQETIVAFEAMAAKLDKGLYSKAPVTVQTA; translated from the coding sequence GTGGATATTTTCGACCGGATTTCGGCCAACCGTGGCCCCCTTGGCTCGCAGTCGCACTACGCTCACGGCTACTTTGCCTTTCCCAAGCTGGAGGGCCAAATTCAGCCCCGCATGCAGTTTCGTGGCAAAGAGGTGCTTACCTGGAGCCTGAATAACTACCTGGGCCTGGCCAACCACCCCGAAGTCCGGCAAGCTGACATCGACGGTGCCACCGAATTCGGCATGGCGTACCCCATGGGCGCCCGCATCATGAGCGGCAACTCCACCCTGCACGAGCAGCTGGAAAACGAGCTGGCCGATTTCGTGAACAAGCCGGGCGCGCTGCTGCTCAACTTCGGCTACCAGGGCGTGGTGAGCATCATCGATGCGCTGGTGAACCGCCACGACGTGATTGTGTACGACGCCGAGTCGCACGCCTGCATCATCGACGGGGTGCGCCTGCACCAGGGAAAGCGCTTTGTGTTTCCGCACAACAACATGGCCAGCCTCGAGAAGCAGCTGGAGCGCGCCAAGCGCCTTACCGACGAAACTGGCGGCGGCATCCTGGTGATTACGGAGGGCATGTTTGGCATGTCGGGCAACCTCGGCAAGCTGCCCGAAATCGTGGCATTGAAGAAGAAATTCGACTTCCGCATCTTCGTCGACGATGCTCATGGTTTTGGCACGCTGGGCGCCACGGGTGCCGGCACAGCCGAACATTTGGGCTGCGTAGAGGGCGTAGACCTAATTTTTTACACGTTCGCCAAGAGCATGGCCAGCATCGGCGCGTTTGTGGCCGGACAAGAAAGCGTGATTGAATATTTGCGATACAACATGCGTAGCCAGATTTTCGCCAAATCGCTGCCCATGCCATTAGTAATCGGGGCGCTGAAGCGCCTGGAACTGATTCGCAACCATCCCGAATACCGCGAAAAGCTCTGGACAATCGTGCGGGCCCTGCAAGGCGGCCTGCGCGAGAAAGGCTTCAACATCGGCACCACCGAGTCGCCGGTAACGCCGGTGTTCCTGAACGGTGAATTGTCCGACGCAACGGCCCTAACCTTCGATTTGCGTGAGAATCACGGCATTTTCTGCTCTATCGTGGTGTATCCGGTGGTGCCAAAGGGCGTGATTATGCTCCGCCTCATCCCGACTGCCATGCATACGCTCGCCGATGTACAGGAAACGATTGTGGCGTTTGAGGCCATGGCGGCTAAGCTCGACAAAGGGCTGTATAGCAAAGCACCGGTAACCGTTCAAACGGCCTAG
- the accC gene encoding acetyl-CoA carboxylase biotin carboxylase subunit, translated as MKKINKLLVANRGEIALRVLRSAKEMGIATVAIYSEADRNALHVRYADEAMCVGPPSSAQSYLRGDKILEVCQQLGVDAIHPGYGFLSENAGFARAVKEAGLIFVGPSPEAMEIMGDKLSAKQAVKAYNIPLVPGTDEAISDVGAAKQIAQEVGFPILIKASAGGGGKGMRIVNGAHEFEEQMQLAINEATSAFGDGSVFIEKFVTGPRHIEIQVLGDEHGNIVHLFERECSIQRRHQKVIEEAPSSVLTPKLRAQMGQCAVEVARACDYTGAGTVEFLLDDQHNFYFLEMNTRLQVEHPVTEQITGLDLVKEQIKVAQGEPLAFRQEDLTITGHALELRVYAEDPQNNFLPDIGTLTTYVRPQGPGVRVDDGFEQGMDIPIYYDPMIAKLVTFGADRAEAIARMLRAIEEYKITGIETTLPFGSYVLQHPAFVSGNFDTNFIRDHFTPTTLAPTTPDDATARVAATLGAMLLNDKKPKAAVAAGETAGAEASGWRRNRSGVR; from the coding sequence ATGAAGAAAATCAACAAGCTGCTCGTCGCCAACCGGGGCGAAATTGCCCTGCGCGTGCTGCGCTCGGCCAAGGAAATGGGCATTGCCACTGTGGCCATCTACTCCGAAGCCGACCGCAACGCGCTGCACGTGCGCTACGCCGACGAAGCCATGTGCGTGGGCCCGCCCTCCTCGGCCCAGAGCTACTTGCGCGGCGACAAGATTCTCGAAGTCTGCCAGCAGTTGGGCGTCGATGCCATTCACCCCGGCTACGGCTTTCTGTCGGAGAATGCCGGGTTTGCCCGCGCCGTAAAAGAGGCGGGCCTGATTTTCGTCGGCCCCAGCCCGGAGGCCATGGAAATCATGGGCGACAAGCTCTCGGCCAAGCAAGCCGTGAAAGCCTACAACATCCCGCTGGTGCCGGGAACTGATGAGGCCATTTCCGACGTAGGCGCCGCCAAGCAGATTGCCCAGGAAGTGGGCTTTCCCATCCTCATCAAGGCCTCGGCCGGCGGTGGCGGCAAGGGCATGCGCATCGTAAACGGCGCACATGAATTTGAGGAGCAGATGCAGCTGGCCATCAACGAGGCCACTTCCGCTTTCGGCGACGGCTCGGTGTTCATCGAGAAGTTTGTGACCGGCCCGCGCCACATCGAAATTCAGGTGCTCGGCGACGAGCACGGCAATATTGTGCACTTGTTCGAGCGCGAGTGCAGCATCCAGCGCCGCCACCAGAAGGTGATTGAGGAAGCGCCCTCGTCGGTGCTCACGCCGAAGCTGCGCGCCCAAATGGGCCAATGCGCCGTGGAAGTGGCCCGCGCCTGCGACTACACCGGCGCCGGCACGGTGGAATTTCTGCTCGACGACCAGCACAACTTCTACTTCCTGGAGATGAACACCCGCCTCCAGGTGGAGCACCCTGTTACGGAGCAAATCACGGGGCTCGATTTGGTGAAGGAGCAAATCAAAGTAGCCCAAGGCGAGCCCCTGGCCTTCCGGCAGGAAGACCTCACCATCACCGGGCACGCCCTTGAGCTGCGCGTATACGCCGAGGACCCGCAAAACAACTTCCTCCCCGACATCGGCACCCTGACCACCTACGTGCGCCCCCAGGGCCCCGGCGTGCGCGTCGACGACGGCTTCGAGCAGGGCATGGACATCCCGATTTACTACGACCCGATGATTGCCAAGTTGGTCACCTTTGGGGCCGACCGCGCCGAGGCCATTGCCCGGATGCTGCGCGCCATCGAAGAGTATAAAATCACCGGCATCGAAACCACGCTGCCCTTTGGGTCCTACGTGCTGCAGCACCCCGCCTTCGTCAGCGGCAACTTCGATACGAACTTCATCCGCGACCATTTCACCCCCACCACCCTGGCCCCCACCACGCCGGATGATGCCACGGCGCGAGTAGCGGCCACGCTCGGCGCCATGCTGCTCAACGACAAGAAACCCAAAGCAGCCGTAGCAGCTGGCGAAACGGCGGGCGCGGAGGCGTCAGGGTGGCGTCGGAATCGGTCCGGGGTGCGGTAG